In Dermacentor silvarum isolate Dsil-2018 chromosome 2, BIME_Dsil_1.4, whole genome shotgun sequence, the following proteins share a genomic window:
- the LOC119440450 gene encoding G2/mitotic-specific cyclin-B3 — protein MKCPYDEHASFLDTSCAIATDLHFKGAQALVSQKRAAENSPQKAPSRKRAILGDITNPNHKAIVTAAAAAAKKGGLIKPGPKKTVLRARNVAVAAAAAAHKPVAKAATAATVATKPLPEKPTSSEEPQTSALPIASEERQRSDLPEGVADFDFESQDEPFSESTYASDIFNYYKEREESFVVPKYRDRQMELSVSMRAVLVDWMWRCKRTLSSITRHSTWRSNVSTDTCPWSPALRPSCSCWEPPPCLCPASLTTLPTA, from the exons ATGAAATGCCCTTATGATGAACATGCCTCATTTTTGGACACTAGTTGTGCCATTGCAACTGACCTGCACTTCAAG GGAGCACAAGCCCTGGTATCCCAGAAACGAGCAGCCGAGAACTCCCCACAGAAGGCCCCCTCAAGGAAGCGTGCCATTCTGGGTGACATCACCAACCCCAACCACAAAGCAATAGtgaccgcagcagcagcagcagccaagaAAGGTGGCTTAATCAAGCCAGGGCCCAAGAAGACAGTGCTTCGGGCACGGAACGTCGCAGTTGCTGCAGCAGCCGCTGCACATAAGCCTGTAGCCAAGGCAGCCACTGCTGCCACGGTAGCCACCAAGCCCCTGCCAGAAAA ACCTACAAGCTCCGAAGAACCGCAGACCTCGGCCTTGCCAATTGCGTCTGAAGAACGGCAACGCTCTGACCTGCCTGAAGGAGTTGCCGACTTTGACTTTGAGTCTCAAGATGAACCATTCTCGGAGTCCACATATGCATCGGACATCTTCAACTACTACAAGGAGCGAGAG GAGTCGTTTGTGGTTCCGAAGTACCGCGATCGCCAGATGGAGCTCTCCGTGAGCATGCGGGCAGTGCTTGTTGACTGGATGTGGAGGTGCAAGAGAACTTTGAGCTCAATCACGAGACACTCTACCTGGCGGTCAAATGTGTCGACAGATACCTGTCCCTGGAGCCCTGCTCTAAGACCCAGCTGCAGCTGCTGGGAGCCACCGCCATGTTTGTGTCCTGCAAGTTTGACGACTTTGCCCACCGCGTGA